Genomic DNA from Schistocerca serialis cubense isolate TAMUIC-IGC-003099 chromosome 5, iqSchSeri2.2, whole genome shotgun sequence:
CAATGGGAGGTCTGCTACAAAAACTACACCATGACGAAGTGCATCAAACAGATCAGGTAATTTATACACAGTTTGGCAGAGATTTACAGCAAAATCACACAGAAAATTATTTATAAGGATGTTGATGGTGGACCAGCTCAAGAGAGGAAAGGCTTCTTTTCTGGTCTAGATGGTACATCTCTTTTCCTCTCTAAAATAGGGATCTAGATACGAACTGCGCCCAAGGCAACTTAGTTGCTGTATATATGATGCCTCATTCCTCATTTGGAGCTGCTGCAATGGTGCGCCCTAAATGGGCATAGTGAGTTAAACCACAGCTCAGCTGTGCCTGACAAATTCAGTTGCACCATTGCAGACAGTCTTATGCACAAGCACACAACTACCAAGTTACTATGAACTTCTAACGGATTGGTCTCTGGATGTTCTGTGTGTTGTTGTTTTCAGATATATGATGAATTTAATTTCTATTATCAGTACTGATTTGGTCTGCCAATATCACTGTTTATTTGCCTGTTTATGGCAAACTTGCATGTACTGGATTTCATGACAACCATAGTGTGACAGTACACAGCAACCCACTctgctctgtccacttcctcccccccccccttttctctatTCACCTCATCCTCCACCCCCACTGCCCTCTCTCTGCTCAGGAGGGCCCATCCACACATTTACTCCTTGCAAGGTATGCCAATGCAACCTGCACAATACAGGTGTTgagcagggcagcctacatgttggggGCTTGAAACACACTTTTTTGCCCCCGACATACTGCTCTGCAAATCAGGTTGATATGGCAGGCCAAAATTATTCCAATGCAACACGCTTGCAGTGCAGGCCAGCCTGCATGTTGGGGATTGGAAAACCATTTGTTGCTCTGAATGTGTACTCTGTGTTGCAAAGCAAGTCGATAAGGCAGGCCAATAGTATCCCAATACAACACACTTGTTGCACAGGGTAGCCTATACAGCAGggaattaaaaaaaacatgttgtAGCTGTGTCTCTGCTCCTACTGGAGCTACAAGATTATAAATGCTACTCTGCTCTATATATATCCCTTGACCTTAgatttgagagataatctgctgaaaatgcacaatgcacagtATCTGATGTCTCTTCAAATGTAAGGGTCATGGTACAGCATGTGCCTGGAAATAAACTGTTTATATATTTTTAGTATTGCATGGCTCCCTCCAGACCCGACACATTTTTAAATGGATTTGCTCACTTCTCTAACTGTCCCCCCATCCCCCCAAACCAATAACAATCAACACACACCAAGAATGAATATACATTGATTGTCCTCTGAGTGATTGTATAGTACCCTCAATACCTACTCTGAAGCTTGTTTTTCAATCAGAAACCGTATTTTCATCTTTGATTTGAACACTCACTGCAGTAAGCATACAGAGATAAAGGTTCCTGCTTTACATTATGTCTAAATACCACACATGGAATTGGTTTCCATAAACAGAGACAGCAAATGTCACATTAATATTCAGTGACTAAGAGTTATAAAGAAGAAATTTCAGTCCAATTAAAAGTAATTATGTGAGGGGGGaaaacaataaatacaagttaCTGTGCAATGCATGGTTGAGACGCCAATAAAATGCTTTCACTGTTATCACTAATACTGTTCAAGAAACAAACTGCTCCTACACTATTTTTCTGCCTACTGCTCCTCCACTTTTCAGAAGGCATACAATACAGCTCATATTcaacatcatattcagtaactcacGATATGCTTTTCAGCACAGTATTTATTCATAAAGTATCACTCTAAGTGTCATTTTTATGTAACTGAGGTAAAAGAAAAATACTCCAGATGATAATTCTAGTATTTAACATAATTACATTACGAAATACTACTAAGTGTGTCAGTTGTagaaatacaaacattttattcagtatatatcacaatactttaaaaatcacagACAGGAAACAGTATATGTTCATAACATTTAAAACGTACTGGAAGTTGTTAAGATGTCACTTTGACATGGCACACTTCTGTTCCCTTCTGCACGAGTGTATCACTTTACACTTTACAACCTATGTTAACAAAATTGgttaacaataaaatgcaaaagttTGGGCTAATGTAAATTAAACAGACACACtgagataaaaaaaatatttctcactTCTGTTATTTCAGTGAATACTATATTTCAGTTCACTCTTTGAATGCTACTCAGTGTAACATTCAGGATAAATATGTAGCACTGAAAATCTGCAGTTACTCAAGATAACACACTTGGTATCAGATGCAGCTGTCTAAAATGTCACTAGAGTCACAGTGGTGTAACAATGGAAGACAACGTTCGTGAATTTTTCCACCACACAATTTTTTCACATATATTAATCTTTAATAGATGACCAACAAACAGAATACTGTTTCACCAGTCATCCTGTGGCAGTTTGTATGTCCAGTTATTGCTTCGAATTACTTCTATACCTGCACCATAATGTGGGATAACATAATATGACCCATCAGCTGGCCCCACAGTCTGTGTTGCAATAAGTATTATATCTACTAACTGCCCAAGAAACATGAAACCTAATGTGCAGAACTTCAGGAGACCAATGGCTGGGTATCCCAAATAAAAGCGATCTGCTCCAAACATGCCCAAGAAAATGGAAAGAAGCAGGGCTGTTTCAAATGAGTaaccattcctaaaagaaaagaaacaatgacTTTACATGGAGGCTAGATAAAGAGACAAACACTAAATTTTTtagtacaaaaactaaaaaataatgttttgaataCAGGAAAAAGAGACTGAGATTATAATTATCTTTGATAAAAGGATAATTCCTAACAGATTTGTTGATTTTCTAAAATGGTAATACTATACTTTAAAAGACAATGAAGTTTAAGTTTAGATTCAGTAAGATGAGTACTAGGTCTAACATGTGAAGTACTTTGTATCACATATACTTACACATTATCTCCAATGAGTGCAACTACCAATGgcaaaagtttcaaaaacagaATGGAAATTTGAATGAGAGCAATAAGTTTAAGAATTTATGGTTCTTTTTTCTGAAGACAGAAAATACACTGATATATGTGAAAACTTAAGAAGCATGGAAAGAAATACATAACACATGTATAAGTCGAGAGTGGTGCAAAAATAATGGTGGTAAAGGAATCTATTATTAATATACATGCAGTCATTTTCTGTCATTTGTTTTTTCAAGGTTGCTTTTCGTGTAGATATGAATAAATTACTAGTCTTGTAACCAATTTGTATTTTGCTTCTTCACTAAACAATTTTTGCCTGATAATTTCAAGAAAATTCAGTGTTTTCTGTTCTGTGACTGTTCTGAGTGTGCATCAGTTGTTGCTCTTATTGTCAACTCAAATCCATGAATCTGCTTACACTATCCTGCCATACCTGCCAGTTTAAGTGGTTATTTGCTTTGGGGTTAAGGGACGAAACAGTGAAATCACCAGTCCCTTGATCAAGAGGTTGTTCATCTGGAGTTAGTGATGTCAGCTAGAAATTGACTGAATTACAAAAGTATGTATGAGTGGTAAAACTGAGGCTCTGAAATTAATGTGAAACCAGAACTGAGAAATAATATAAAGAGACATCTCTCAGGTCTCACTGGTGGTGACAGAAACCCCACTCACATTTTACCCCCAGTCATCCTGATTGAAACACAAAGACAATTACAGTACACAGAATCCTTTTTAGCTAGGAGATTCATAATAATGAAAGTGACAAGCTAAGAACACAATTAACATTAGCTGGTCCATAAAAAAAGTTAAATGTTCTATAGAAAGGATTTATCTAGAAGTACGAAACATTTGACACTCCTGTGAATAACTCTCTAAATCatatacagcaaatgaggtgccaaGTGAGAGTTTAAAGTTCAAATGTTTAACATACAATGTTGGAATGTTAACGAGTATTAGGGGATATCGGTCTGGTGGAATTTCACTCATGACATAAGGCTGCTGCACATGATATTGATCATCGCTCAAAggcatgacaaatgttttgctaatCTATTTTACTCTGACTTTTAGATAAATCACTTCACATAATATTTGACCATCTTTCCTTTGTTTTCAAAGCTTTGTTCAGGAAGCAAGAAATACAATACATTTAAATATCAATCAGGATTATATTGTTACTAAGAGTATACAAATTAAGAGAAAGccgagaagtttcaatttatgcactgatttgatattttttgacaatttattttCATAGCAAGTAGCAGCCATTCATGAATTATTTCActaattatatttttcttaattatcCAGACTACTTCcaagcaattaaatatttctttacaatACTCAACCTCATGCTCATCAATTCGATACCCCATTGGCCCATTTCCCATTCTTTGATTAGATAtgaaaattcagataaaatttttTCCATCAAATCAccaattaagtttttcttaattaacaTAATTACTTTCAAGTAATTAAAACTTTTTATGCAAAAGTACACCTTACGTTGGTCAATTTGATACCctatttgtccatttcccactcttcattGGACCACAATAATTCATCAGAtaaaaatccattgtgtaattcTAGGGAGTCTCATTTGATCAATATAGTGAGAGAAATAATCAGGTCAGTAGTAGGTGTTTGGGGACAGGGAAGTGTCCCCCCATGGCTCCACATGCAATGGGAACCATTCCTTTCACAGGTGCCTCCCTCTCCCATTCATCATAATCAAAGTGTTAAAGGGGTGAAAAGCATCCACTATTCATCAGAGCACTACCCCTAAAACGGAAAGTAGGATGTGGTAGAAAAATGAGGCCAACCACATCTAAAAGAAATTAAAACATAGTAACATAGTGACTAAGGCAGCTGGCAAAGGAGGTAGGATGTAGGGTCCCTTAGAGTCCGCATGCAGGAGACAACCCAATTAAATATTCCTCGAGACTTGTCAGATGGTGACTGCATAATTGAGCAAGAATTGATACCATCAGAACTGAAGAGGAAAGATCCCCAGTTTGGCAAGGAGACTGTCTATATGACTAGTCCAGAGGGTATCAGTCACCAGTCATACTCCACGATGATTGACTGGGTCAAACAATTTAAAAACTGAGGGTATCACTGAATCGTAAACATGGCAACAATAGTCCAACTGGGCCGAAACCAGTGTGCCCAATACATGCAGAGGATAGTAGGCAACCAACAGTCAAAGAGGTGAGGGCAAGGAATCAGAAAGCATTAAGCTTTTGCATGCAGTTCATCTTTAGTTGATGAACATGGGGTAGCAATGTCAGTTTTTAATCAAAGAGGTGTTCCAAAAACCAAGACTGTGTAACAATGTCCAACAATGAGTACCTAAGTAGAGCTCTGAGTCATGACTGACCATGGTACGATGATAGAAATGCAAGACTCGTGTTTTTGCAGGAGAAAATTGGAAGCCTTGTGAAAGGGTCCAGGCAGAGACCCTTCAGATCATGCCTTGGATCTGGCATTCTGGTACGGTTACAAATTGGGAGCTATATCAAATGCAAAATCTGCCGGCATAAGGTGTGGGAGTGACCAGTGGTCTGACATAGGTCACTATCCCAATGATGGCTATGAGAAAGAGTAAGCTCAGAGCCTTGTGGGATGCCTTTCTcttggatgtatggaaagcagtgTGACATACCAATGTTAACATGAACCCATCGGAGGGTTAAAAAATAATAAGTATGTGTCTTCGACGGCTACAATCAGGGATGGTAAGTAAAACGTGATGGTGCAAGTGGTATAGTAAGCCTCATGTAGGTCAAAAAGATTGCAAGAAAAATACCTGGCAGATTGCTGTTACCAATCTAATCAGATGGCCAGTTGTAGACTGTTCTTCCTGGAATTGACACTGATAAGGCGAGAAAAGATAACATGATTTGAAAACCCAGCATAATCATCAGGCTAACATTTCTTCAAGCAGGTTGCAGAGCACATTGGTAAAAATAAACAGTTGGTAGCTGTTGATGCATGTTGGGCTTTTTGCTAGCTTAAGGACTGGGATGATGTTACTATCTCACCATTGCAAATGGAAAACATCTTCTAGCAGACTAGTGTCGAAGATCTTGAGTTCATGGAGTCTGATGTTGGATCATCTGATTATGAATTGAATCAGAGCCTGGGGATGTGTCAAGTGATGAGTAAAGAGCCTTAAGCAATTCCCAGTCAGTGAAAGGTTCCGTATACAGTTCAGCATGATGCAGGGTAAAGGACGAGGGATATCTTCAACTtgtcttttatacagggtgatttttaccACCGGTTACAATCTCTAGTGATTGATCAATGAGacgatatggaacaaaaaaggtctaatgaactggAAATGCAAGGTTTCCCTGCTAGCAACCATTTATTCAAtcctactttgttacagagactgcagtctaatatgcactgtaccatgcagacacagttacagtatgcatggtttcctactATCGgggggtactgttcctcatacgtcatgccctagcacaCCCACCTGCAACAGTAACTGATAACATTGTGCCCGATTTACTTCTCTAGCTGACTCTccttgtaatggatgtgatacagcacTGTACACaatgtttacttatggaaaggcaaatggcaatgggtggtgggcagcaaggttgtaccaggagacctatccccactgACGGAAATCATAGAATTCAATGTTTGGAACAGAGTTTTGCTGTTTGTCTGAGACA
This window encodes:
- the LOC126482283 gene encoding TM2 domain-containing protein CG10795, producing MIRVLLIILAVSITCRSHEITDVDCTKLRMGQYLCPDPSYDYIDIKTQQPRGCMRETNRAKVMCRAAPGIVCRDTKNSTFFKEIPCKWTNGYSFETALLLSIFLGMFGADRFYLGYPAIGLLKFCTLGFMFLGQLVDIILIATQTVGPADGSYYVIPHYGAGIEVIRSNNWTYKLPQDDW